Proteins encoded within one genomic window of Rhododendron vialii isolate Sample 1 chromosome 1a, ASM3025357v1:
- the LOC131319315 gene encoding MLO-like protein 1 isoform X2 produces MVQENKVQLVSVEALHHLHIFIFVLAIVHVTFNALTVVFGGAKIREWKHWEDSIAKENYETEKVLGPKITHVHQHDFIKGRFWGIGKNSAFLGWLHSFFKQFYGSVTKSDYVALRLGFIRTHCRGNPKFNFHKYMIRALEDDFKKVVGVSWYLWIFVVIFLLLNINGWHTYFWIAFIPFILLLAVGTKLEHVISQLAHEVAEKHVAIEGDLVVTPSDNHFWFHRPRIVLYLIHFILFQNAFEIAFFFWIWVQYGFDSCIMGQVHFIVPRLVIGVIIQVLCSYSTLPLYAVVTQMGSTFKKSIFEEHVQVGLVDWAQKVKKKTQMKAANNGSRDGNSSSTDGSTVRIQLGRVTGKESAQGGDSVHN; encoded by the exons ATGGTGCAGGAG AATAAGGTCCAATTGGTGTCTGTTGAAGCATTGCATCATTTACATATATTTATCTTCGTGCTAGCCATTGTCCATGTCACCTTCAATGCTCTCACAGTTGTATTTGGAGGCGCAAAG ATCCGTGAATGGAAACATTGGGAAGACTccattgcaaaagaaaattatgaAACAGAAAAAG TTTTGGGACCAAAGATCACTCATGTCCATCAACATGACTTCATCAAGGGTCGCTTTTGGGGTATTGGCAAAAATTCAGCTTTTTTGGGCTGGCTG CATTCCTTTTTCAAGCAATTTTATGGATCCGTCACCAAATCAGATTACGTGGCACTGAGACTTGGTTTCATCAGG ACACATTGCAGGGGAAACCCGAAGTTCAATTTTCACAAGTATATGATCCGTGCCCTGGAAGATGATTTTAAGAAAGTTGTTGGTGTCAG TTGGTATCTATGGATATTTGTTGTCATCTTTTTGTTGCTGAACATCAATG gatGGCATACATATTTTTGGATAGCTTTCATCCCTTTCATT CTTCTGCTTGCTGTGGGCACTAAGCTGGAGCATGTAATCAGCCAGTTGGCTCATGAGGTTGCAGAGAAACATGTCGCCATAGAAGGGGACTTAGTTGTTACACCTTCAGATAATCACTTTTGGTTCCATCGGCCCCGCATTGTCCTTTACTTGATTCACTTCATACTATTCCAAAATGCTTTTGAAATAGCATTTTTCTTCTGGATATGG GTTCAATATGGTTTTGACTCCTGCATCATGGGACAGGTCCATTTTATTGTCCCCAGGCTCGTTATAGG GGTAATAATTCAGGTTCTCTGCAGTTACAGCACCCTACCACTCTATGCCGTTGTGACACAG ATGGGAAGTACTTTCAAGAAGTCAATATTTGAAGAGCATGTGCAAGTGGGTCTGGTTGATTGGGCTCAGAAAGTGAAGAAGAAGACCCAGATGAAGGCAGCAAATAATGGCTCCCGTGATGGAAATTCAAGTTCAACTGATGGCTCTACAGTAAGGATTCAGCTGGGAAGAGTTACCGGCAAGGAATCTGCACAGGGAGGAGATTCGGTCCACAACTAG